ACCCGGCGATCTGGATCGCGCCGGTCAGGTTCCCCGTCTCCGCGAGGAAGAGCGATTCCGCGTAGAAGGTCCCCATGTAGATGTTCGCCGCGGGCCGCTCGCGGAGCATGATCCCGGTCACCGCGGCCACGTACGCGAACTGCTGCGCGCTCACGTAGTGGACGCTCCCGGGCGGGAAGTCGTCCGGCCGGCCCGACTCGCGGTACGCCTGTCGCGCGACCCCGTCCATGATCGTCATGACGACCGGGTCGTAGCAGGGGACCTGCATCGTCGTTCCCAGGTCCGCCACCTTCCTCGCGACGCGGCCCATGATGGTGATCGAGGCGAGCGTTCCGACCTCGCTCATGTCCCCGAGCCCCGGCATGTAGAGGATCGGCTTTCCCATCTCGGTGGCGCGGCCGATCGCCTCGTCGAGCGCGGTGAGCCCCGGGAGGGGACGGATGTACATCGTGCCGCCCTTCTTGGCGCGCAGGATGTTGATGAAGAGGAACGTGAGAAACAGGAGAAGCGCGACGAGAACGTTGGCGCGCGTCGGGTCGAACAGGTCGGTGTTGAGCG
This genomic stretch from Candidatus Eisenbacteria bacterium harbors:
- a CDS encoding DUF6754 domain-containing protein, producing the protein MVRSRHMPEALNTDLFDPTRANVLVALLLFLTFLFINILRAKKGGTMYIRPLPGLTALDEAIGRATEMGKPILYMPGLGDMSEVGTLASITIMGRVARKVADLGTTMQVPCYDPVVMTIMDGVARQAYRESGRPDDFPPGSVHYVSAQQFAYVAAVTGIMLRERPAANIYMGTFYAESLFLAETGNLTGAIQIAGCDKVTQLPFFVCACDYTLLGEELFAASAYIGREPVQLATIAAQDWAKLTAAILIVASLALLALGRPELGQFLRTS